A region of Coccinella septempunctata chromosome 5, icCocSept1.1, whole genome shotgun sequence DNA encodes the following proteins:
- the LOC123313954 gene encoding uncharacterized protein LOC123313954 yields the protein MEQEAAQVSRVAVRMPEFVAADPELWFAMAEGSFLCSGVTQDRTKFGYIVGALPAKFAAEVKDIIMNPPTDGAYEKLKMELVRRLSASQEEKTRRLLEREEMGDRKPSQFLRHLQGLADPTVPEALMKSLWMSRLPKCVQVSLAIIKDTNLEDLATHADNIMEASRPIVHQIAETTNIEAIIDRKLEQMVLGLNLEIATLRAELAAHHRERPKRDGSRSRSHDRRRSQSRRRSPTDGHCWYHTRFGARSTKCVQPCNYTSGNEGGLH from the coding sequence ATGGAACAAGAAGCAGCCCAGGTCTCAAGAGTCGCCGTTCGGATGCCAGAGTTTGTAGCCGCCGATCCCGAATTATGGTTCGCCATGGCTGAAGGAAGCTTTCTTTGCTCCGGAGTGACACAAGACCGGACGAAGTTTGGCTACATCGTAGGAGCCCTGCCAGCAAAATTTGCCGCCGAGGTGAAGGACATCATAATGAACCCACCTACCGACGGGGCCTACGAGAAATTGAAGATGGAGCTGGTGCGACGTCTGAGTGCCTCCCAAGAAGAGAAGACCCGCCGCCTACTGGAACGAGAGGAAATGGGGGATCGTAAGCCGTCACAATTCCTTCGACATTTACAGGGACTCGCAGATCCAACCGTCCCAGAAGCCCTGATGAAATCCCTGTGGATGAGCCGTCTACCCAAGTGTGTCCAGGTGTCATTGGCCATCATCAAGGACACGAATCTCGAAGACTTGGCAACCCATGCAGACAATATAATGGAAGCCTCCCGACCTATCGTCCACCAGATAGCAGAGACAACCAACATAGAGGCCATCATCGATAGGAAGCTGGAGCAAATGGTCTTAGGACTGAACCTGGAGATAGCAACCCTGCGGGCAGAGCTGGCAGCACACCACCGAGAGCGACCCAAGAGAGATGGTAGCCGAAGCCGTTCCCACGACCGTCGAAGAAGCCAGAGTCGCAGACGATCGCCAACTGACGGACACTGCTGGTACCATACGAGATTTGGAGCCAGGTCCACGAAGTGCGTGCAGCCCTGCAACTACACCTCGGGAAACGAAGGGGGCCTTCACTAG